The following proteins are encoded in a genomic region of Actinomadura sp. NAK00032:
- a CDS encoding ImmA/IrrE family metallo-endopeptidase: MGTAEEIVRERVRQVLSSSGVSAAQFAKRIGLEPSKLSKSLAGTRRFTSLELASIADQGNTTIDWLLGGTEPKAMVAARCEQGVEPVIQAALERAWIYAEADLTLRRLSEGPHHLPPLPPPPNDADPAIEAGPRLAERGFSAVLRAGRSLHQLRADPAKVVEHVFGINVAFEPFDDTLDGLAFAHDGFRLVMINSNKSWSRQRFTLAHECGHILSRDGVDTEGARIDRDVMKTGSGPRRQAEVRANAFAAAVLMPADSVRHRFRDGVTEKGFAKAVGTYLVSPSALAWRLVNLGLLARARADPFLKMPAARAAWLGDWADAYDEMTVQHSRSRRPESLSTRVVKAFMAGKISAKPVAAVLNVPLDTILSLPCADLTEKEPVFAP; this comes from the coding sequence ATGGGGACCGCAGAAGAGATCGTCCGCGAACGAGTACGTCAGGTGCTCAGCTCTTCCGGGGTGTCTGCAGCACAGTTCGCCAAGCGGATCGGCCTGGAACCGAGCAAATTGTCCAAGTCACTGGCCGGCACACGACGCTTCACTTCCCTGGAGTTGGCGTCGATCGCGGACCAGGGAAACACCACCATCGACTGGCTCTTGGGCGGCACGGAGCCCAAGGCCATGGTCGCCGCACGCTGCGAGCAGGGCGTCGAACCCGTGATCCAGGCGGCGCTCGAACGCGCCTGGATCTACGCCGAAGCCGACTTGACGCTGAGACGTCTGAGTGAAGGCCCCCACCACCTGCCGCCCCTGCCTCCACCGCCCAACGATGCGGACCCAGCCATCGAGGCGGGCCCGCGCCTGGCCGAGCGCGGCTTCTCCGCCGTGCTCCGCGCCGGTCGCAGCCTCCACCAACTCCGCGCAGACCCGGCGAAGGTCGTCGAACACGTCTTCGGCATCAACGTCGCCTTCGAGCCCTTCGACGACACGCTCGACGGGCTGGCCTTCGCCCACGACGGCTTCCGGCTGGTGATGATCAACAGCAATAAGTCCTGGAGCCGGCAGCGCTTCACCCTGGCGCACGAGTGCGGTCACATCCTCAGCCGGGACGGGGTCGACACCGAGGGAGCCCGGATCGACCGCGATGTCATGAAGACCGGGTCGGGACCGCGCCGGCAGGCCGAGGTACGGGCAAATGCGTTCGCGGCGGCGGTCCTCATGCCCGCCGACAGCGTCCGCCACCGCTTCCGCGACGGCGTCACTGAGAAGGGGTTCGCCAAGGCAGTCGGGACCTACCTGGTCTCTCCCTCCGCCTTGGCGTGGCGGCTGGTGAATCTGGGGCTGCTGGCACGAGCGCGAGCCGACCCGTTTTTGAAGATGCCAGCGGCGCGAGCCGCCTGGCTCGGCGACTGGGCGGACGCCTACGACGAGATGACCGTCCAACATAGCCGCTCCCGCCGCCCCGAGTCCCTGAGCACGCGCGTGGTGAAGGCTTTCATGGCAGGCAAGATCAGCGCAAAACCGGTGGCCGCCGTCCTGAACGTGCCGTTGGACACCATCCTGTCCCTGCCGTGCGCGGACCTGACCGAGAAAGAGCCAGTGTTCGCACCGTGA